A window of the Loxodonta africana isolate mLoxAfr1 chromosome 3, mLoxAfr1.hap2, whole genome shotgun sequence genome harbors these coding sequences:
- the DAP3 gene encoding small ribosomal subunit protein mS29 isoform X9 yields the protein MRERSGTPNFRESAGTMLKGMTRLISRAHKAKHGEQQEGQHYNIPHQDLKTVFPHGLPPRFVMQVKTFNEACLMVRKPALELLHYLKNTNFAHPAVRYILYGEKGTGKTLSLCHVVHFCAKQDWLILHVPDAHRWVKNCRDLLQSTYNKQRLDQPLEASTWLKNFRTSNERFLSQIKVQEKYVWNKRESTEKGSPLGDVVEQGITRVRNATDAVGIVLKELRRQSSCGIFHLLVAVDGVNALWGRTTLKREDKSPIAPEELAFIYNLRKMVKNDWNGGAIVLTLSQTGSLFKPRTAYMPQELLGEEGFNALDPFIPILVSNYNPKEFQSCIQYYLENNWLQHEKAHTEGGMKELLFLSNANPGQLERLCAYL from the exons GCCAAGCATGGAGAGCAACAGGAGGGTCAGCACTACAACATCCCCCACCAGGATCTGAAGACTGTATTTCCCCATGGCCTGCCTCCTCGCTTTGTAATGCAG GTGAAGACTTTCAATGAAGCTTGCCTGATGGTAAGGAAACCAGCGCTGGAGCTTCTGCATTACCTGAAAAACACCAACTTTGCACACCCAGCTGTGCGATATATTCTGT ATGgggagaaggggacaggaaaaacCCTCAGTCTCTGTCATGTTGTTCATTTCTGTGCAAAACAGGACTGGCTGATACTGCATGTTCCAGACG CTCATCGCTGGGTGAAAAATTGCCGGGATCTTCTGCAGTCTACCTATAACAAACAGCGCTTGGATCAACCTTTAGAGGCTTCAACATGGCTAAAGAATTTCAGAACTTCAAATGAGCGCTTCCTGAGCCAG aTAAAAGTTCAAGAGAAGTATGTCTGGAATAAGCGAGAAAGCACTGAGAAAGGCAGCCCTCTGGGAGACGTAGTTGAACAG GGCATAACACGGGTGAGGAATGCCACAGATGCAGTTGGGATTGTGCTGAAAGAGCTAAGGAGGCAAAGTTCTTGTGGGATTTTTCACCTCCTGGTGGCAGTGGACGGAGTCAATGCTCTCTGGGGGAGGACCACACTGAAGAGAGAAGATAAAAGCCCG ATTGCTCCAGAGGAACTAGCGTTTATTTACAACCTCAGAAAAATGGTGAAAAATGATTGG aATGGAGGCGCCATTGTGTTGACTTTAAGCCAGACTGGTTCACTATTTAAGCCTCGGACAGCCTACATGCCCCAGGAGCTGCTGGGAGAG GAAGGATTTAATGCTCTGGATCCCTTTATTCCCATCCTGGTTTCCAACTACAACCCAAAAGAATTCCAAAGTTGTATTCAGTATTATTTGGAGAACAATTGGCTTCAACATGAGAAAG ctcatacAGAAGGAGGGATGAAGGAGCTGCTATTTCTGAGTAATGCAAATCCGGGGCAGCTGGAGCGGCTCTGTGCCTACCTCTAA
- the DAP3 gene encoding small ribosomal subunit protein mS29 isoform X10, with protein MSAGTMLKGMTRLISRAHKAKHGEQQEGQHYNIPHQDLKTVFPHGLPPRFVMQVKTFNEACLMVRKPALELLHYLKNTNFAHPAVRYILYGEKGTGKTLSLCHVVHFCAKQDWLILHVPDAHRWVKNCRDLLQSTYNKQRLDQPLEASTWLKNFRTSNERFLSQIKVQEKYVWNKRESTEKGSPLGDVVEQGITRVRNATDAVGIVLKELRRQSSCGIFHLLVAVDGVNALWGRTTLKREDKSPIAPEELAFIYNLRKMVKNDWNGGAIVLTLSQTGSLFKPRTAYMPQELLGEEGFNALDPFIPILVSNYNPKEFQSCIQYYLENNWLQHEKAHTEGGMKELLFLSNANPGQLERLCAYL; from the exons GCCAAGCATGGAGAGCAACAGGAGGGTCAGCACTACAACATCCCCCACCAGGATCTGAAGACTGTATTTCCCCATGGCCTGCCTCCTCGCTTTGTAATGCAG GTGAAGACTTTCAATGAAGCTTGCCTGATGGTAAGGAAACCAGCGCTGGAGCTTCTGCATTACCTGAAAAACACCAACTTTGCACACCCAGCTGTGCGATATATTCTGT ATGgggagaaggggacaggaaaaacCCTCAGTCTCTGTCATGTTGTTCATTTCTGTGCAAAACAGGACTGGCTGATACTGCATGTTCCAGACG CTCATCGCTGGGTGAAAAATTGCCGGGATCTTCTGCAGTCTACCTATAACAAACAGCGCTTGGATCAACCTTTAGAGGCTTCAACATGGCTAAAGAATTTCAGAACTTCAAATGAGCGCTTCCTGAGCCAG aTAAAAGTTCAAGAGAAGTATGTCTGGAATAAGCGAGAAAGCACTGAGAAAGGCAGCCCTCTGGGAGACGTAGTTGAACAG GGCATAACACGGGTGAGGAATGCCACAGATGCAGTTGGGATTGTGCTGAAAGAGCTAAGGAGGCAAAGTTCTTGTGGGATTTTTCACCTCCTGGTGGCAGTGGACGGAGTCAATGCTCTCTGGGGGAGGACCACACTGAAGAGAGAAGATAAAAGCCCG ATTGCTCCAGAGGAACTAGCGTTTATTTACAACCTCAGAAAAATGGTGAAAAATGATTGG aATGGAGGCGCCATTGTGTTGACTTTAAGCCAGACTGGTTCACTATTTAAGCCTCGGACAGCCTACATGCCCCAGGAGCTGCTGGGAGAG GAAGGATTTAATGCTCTGGATCCCTTTATTCCCATCCTGGTTTCCAACTACAACCCAAAAGAATTCCAAAGTTGTATTCAGTATTATTTGGAGAACAATTGGCTTCAACATGAGAAAG ctcatacAGAAGGAGGGATGAAGGAGCTGCTATTTCTGAGTAATGCAAATCCGGGGCAGCTGGAGCGGCTCTGTGCCTACCTCTAA
- the DAP3 gene encoding small ribosomal subunit protein mS29 isoform X8: MRERSGTPNFREVGRESAGTMLKGMTRLISRAHKAKHGEQQEGQHYNIPHQDLKTVFPHGLPPRFVMQVKTFNEACLMVRKPALELLHYLKNTNFAHPAVRYILYGEKGTGKTLSLCHVVHFCAKQDWLILHVPDAHRWVKNCRDLLQSTYNKQRLDQPLEASTWLKNFRTSNERFLSQIKVQEKYVWNKRESTEKGSPLGDVVEQGITRVRNATDAVGIVLKELRRQSSCGIFHLLVAVDGVNALWGRTTLKREDKSPIAPEELAFIYNLRKMVKNDWNGGAIVLTLSQTGSLFKPRTAYMPQELLGEEGFNALDPFIPILVSNYNPKEFQSCIQYYLENNWLQHEKAHTEGGMKELLFLSNANPGQLERLCAYL, translated from the exons GCCAAGCATGGAGAGCAACAGGAGGGTCAGCACTACAACATCCCCCACCAGGATCTGAAGACTGTATTTCCCCATGGCCTGCCTCCTCGCTTTGTAATGCAG GTGAAGACTTTCAATGAAGCTTGCCTGATGGTAAGGAAACCAGCGCTGGAGCTTCTGCATTACCTGAAAAACACCAACTTTGCACACCCAGCTGTGCGATATATTCTGT ATGgggagaaggggacaggaaaaacCCTCAGTCTCTGTCATGTTGTTCATTTCTGTGCAAAACAGGACTGGCTGATACTGCATGTTCCAGACG CTCATCGCTGGGTGAAAAATTGCCGGGATCTTCTGCAGTCTACCTATAACAAACAGCGCTTGGATCAACCTTTAGAGGCTTCAACATGGCTAAAGAATTTCAGAACTTCAAATGAGCGCTTCCTGAGCCAG aTAAAAGTTCAAGAGAAGTATGTCTGGAATAAGCGAGAAAGCACTGAGAAAGGCAGCCCTCTGGGAGACGTAGTTGAACAG GGCATAACACGGGTGAGGAATGCCACAGATGCAGTTGGGATTGTGCTGAAAGAGCTAAGGAGGCAAAGTTCTTGTGGGATTTTTCACCTCCTGGTGGCAGTGGACGGAGTCAATGCTCTCTGGGGGAGGACCACACTGAAGAGAGAAGATAAAAGCCCG ATTGCTCCAGAGGAACTAGCGTTTATTTACAACCTCAGAAAAATGGTGAAAAATGATTGG aATGGAGGCGCCATTGTGTTGACTTTAAGCCAGACTGGTTCACTATTTAAGCCTCGGACAGCCTACATGCCCCAGGAGCTGCTGGGAGAG GAAGGATTTAATGCTCTGGATCCCTTTATTCCCATCCTGGTTTCCAACTACAACCCAAAAGAATTCCAAAGTTGTATTCAGTATTATTTGGAGAACAATTGGCTTCAACATGAGAAAG ctcatacAGAAGGAGGGATGAAGGAGCTGCTATTTCTGAGTAATGCAAATCCGGGGCAGCTGGAGCGGCTCTGTGCCTACCTCTAA